From Zavarzinella sp., one genomic window encodes:
- a CDS encoding DnaJ domain-containing protein, protein MEDYFARLGLPRRFSFSRAEIDTAYRERSRQVHPDQHQGTSQSAHLVSRDMTAAVNEAYTVLRDPYKRADYLLSQFGGPSATELRDIPPEFLEEVLMLRMEMEELDANSPQLQAMELKLQAQRDRLFEELAPLLDTGSQDLAHLQLCRKKLNAVHYIVNLLRDIRLR, encoded by the coding sequence GTGGAAGATTATTTTGCTCGCCTCGGCCTGCCGAGGCGTTTTTCGTTCAGTCGTGCTGAAATTGACACGGCGTATCGTGAACGGTCGCGTCAAGTGCACCCGGATCAGCATCAGGGAACCAGTCAATCGGCCCACCTGGTCAGTCGGGATATGACAGCTGCAGTCAATGAAGCATACACCGTTCTGCGCGATCCCTACAAGCGTGCGGACTACCTGCTCAGCCAGTTCGGTGGGCCGTCTGCCACAGAACTTAGAGATATTCCACCGGAATTTCTGGAAGAAGTGCTGATGCTTCGCATGGAAATGGAAGAATTGGATGCCAATTCACCCCAATTACAGGCAATGGAGCTGAAACTGCAGGCTCAGCGGGATCGACTGTTTGAAGAACTGGCCCCACTGCTGGACACAGGATCACAAGATCTGGCCCATTTACAATTGTGCCGAAAAAAACTCAACGCAGTGCACTATATTGTGAACCTACTACGGGACATTCGCCTCCGATAG
- a CDS encoding iron-sulfur cluster assembly accessory protein, with protein MSATLETLGTANSTTCETTFPITVTQKAASEVLRVVAEQQAAGSTDALYLRISVRGGGCSGFQNKLDLDTVFNEKTDVKSEQHGVTLVVDKKSLLYLDGATIDFHDDLNTRGFKITNPSVKGTCGCGSSYSM; from the coding sequence ATGTCTGCAACATTAGAAACCCTGGGAACAGCCAACAGCACCACCTGCGAAACGACTTTCCCAATCACTGTTACCCAAAAAGCTGCTTCTGAAGTCCTCCGAGTGGTGGCAGAACAGCAGGCTGCTGGTTCAACGGACGCACTGTACCTGCGAATCAGCGTGCGTGGTGGTGGCTGCAGCGGTTTCCAGAACAAGCTCGATCTGGACACTGTGTTCAATGAAAAAACCGATGTCAAATCGGAACAGCATGGTGTCACCCTGGTGGTTGACAAGAAAAGTTTGCTGTATCTCGATGGTGCCACCATTGATTTCCACGACGATCTGAACACCCGTGGCTTCAAAATCACCAACCCCAGCGTCAAAGGGACCTGCGGTTGTGGTAGCTCTTACTCCATGTAA
- the iscU gene encoding Fe-S cluster assembly scaffold IscU yields MPYSEKILEHYNNPRNVGSFDQNSPQVGTGLVGAPECGDVLKLQILVNPETGMIEDARFKTFGCGSAIASSSLATEWLKGRTIDQAMELKNTEIVEELSLPPVKVHCSVLAEDAIKAAINNYKQKQETAAQPELAAAH; encoded by the coding sequence ATGCCATACAGCGAAAAGATTTTAGAGCACTACAACAACCCTCGTAATGTGGGAAGTTTCGATCAGAACAGCCCCCAGGTGGGCACTGGTCTGGTGGGGGCACCTGAGTGCGGCGACGTGCTGAAACTGCAGATTCTGGTGAACCCGGAAACCGGCATGATTGAAGATGCCCGCTTCAAGACCTTTGGTTGTGGCAGTGCGATTGCTTCCAGCAGTCTGGCAACCGAATGGTTGAAGGGCCGCACGATCGATCAGGCGATGGAACTGAAAAACACCGAAATTGTGGAAGAGCTTTCTCTCCCACCAGTGAAAGTGCATTGTTCCGTGCTGGCCGAAGACGCCATCAAAGCAGCGATCAACAACTACAAACAAAAGCAGGAAACTGCTGCCCAGCCAGAATTGGCCGCAGCACACTAA
- a CDS encoding IscS subfamily cysteine desulfurase: MSSELRLPIYMDNNSTTRTDPRVVEAMLPYFTEHYGNAASRSHPFGWQAESAVDEARDQIASIIGATGKEIIFTSGATESNNLAIKGVAQMYKKRGNHIITVVTEHKAVLDPCKRLEKEGFDVTYLPVDAYGRITAEQVEQAITDKTILVTVMAANNEIGTVQPIAEIGKVCKAKGVLFHTDAVQAIGKIPIDVQAMGIDLLSLTGHKIYGPKGIGALYVRKKDPRVRLEPMIDGGGHERGMRSGTLPVAQIVGLGVACKLAEMEMPTESKRLLELRERLRAGIMDQLPESYLNGHPTERLPGNANISFAYVEGEGLMMGIKDVAVSSGSACTSASLEPSYVLRALGVGDELAHSSIRFGLGRFTTVAEVDFVVDLVVREVNRLREMSPLYEMAQAGIDLKTIAWTGH, encoded by the coding sequence ATGAGTAGCGAATTGCGATTGCCGATTTATATGGACAATAACTCCACCACACGTACCGATCCGCGAGTGGTGGAAGCAATGCTGCCGTATTTCACGGAACATTATGGGAACGCTGCCAGTCGCAGTCACCCATTTGGCTGGCAGGCAGAATCGGCTGTTGATGAAGCCCGCGACCAGATTGCCTCCATTATTGGTGCCACCGGCAAAGAAATCATCTTTACCAGTGGGGCCACCGAAAGCAACAATCTGGCCATCAAAGGCGTTGCCCAGATGTATAAGAAGCGGGGCAACCACATTATCACAGTGGTAACCGAGCACAAAGCCGTACTGGACCCCTGCAAACGGCTGGAAAAAGAAGGTTTTGACGTAACTTATCTGCCTGTCGATGCTTACGGCAGAATTACTGCAGAACAAGTGGAGCAGGCGATCACCGACAAAACCATTCTGGTAACGGTGATGGCTGCCAACAACGAAATCGGCACCGTCCAGCCAATTGCGGAAATTGGCAAAGTCTGTAAAGCCAAAGGTGTTTTGTTTCACACTGATGCAGTGCAGGCAATTGGCAAGATTCCGATTGATGTTCAGGCGATGGGTATTGACCTGTTAAGCCTGACTGGGCACAAAATTTATGGCCCGAAAGGAATTGGTGCCCTGTATGTGCGTAAAAAAGACCCCCGCGTTCGTCTGGAACCGATGATCGATGGTGGTGGGCATGAGCGTGGCATGCGTTCTGGCACCCTGCCCGTCGCACAGATTGTTGGGCTGGGTGTCGCCTGCAAACTTGCTGAAATGGAAATGCCCACGGAATCCAAGCGGTTGTTGGAATTGCGTGAGCGCTTGCGGGCTGGCATCATGGATCAGTTGCCGGAATCGTACCTCAATGGCCACCCCACAGAACGGTTGCCGGGTAATGCCAACATCAGCTTTGCATATGTGGAAGGCGAAGGCCTGATGATGGGGATCAAAGATGTTGCTGTTTCTTCCGGCTCGGCCTGTACCAGTGCCAGCCTGGAACCCAGCTACGTCCTGCGTGCACTGGGTGTGGGTGACGAGTTAGCCCACAGCAGTATCCGATTTGGCCTGGGCCGGTTCACCACGGTGGCGGAAGTTGACTTTGTTGTCGATCTGGTGGTGCGGGAAGTGAATCGTTTACGGGAAATGTCGCCTCTGTATGAGATGGCACAGGCGGGAATCGATCTGAAGACGATCGCCTGGACAGGACATTGA
- a CDS encoding Rrf2 family transcriptional regulator: MITLLSRKVDYALLILSHLHERQHQGQSAREIAERFSLSKAFIANILKELCQKGFVVSQRGVKGGYVLQRPADQIHFTDLLEQLEEGFRIAECTHTEGEERPACTLEHQCPIRTPMMQIHRRMMKVFQGLTLAELFADIVDTNVNFPSRLQLLPATATI, encoded by the coding sequence ATGATCACACTACTGAGCCGGAAAGTTGATTATGCCCTGCTGATTTTGTCCCACCTGCATGAAAGGCAGCACCAGGGGCAGAGTGCTCGCGAAATCGCTGAGCGGTTCAGTTTAAGCAAGGCATTTATTGCCAACATTCTGAAAGAACTTTGCCAGAAAGGCTTTGTTGTTAGCCAGCGTGGGGTGAAAGGGGGCTATGTTCTCCAGCGTCCTGCCGACCAGATCCACTTTACTGACCTGTTAGAGCAGTTGGAAGAGGGGTTTCGGATTGCAGAGTGTACTCACACCGAAGGGGAAGAGCGGCCCGCGTGTACACTGGAGCACCAGTGCCCGATCCGCACCCCGATGATGCAGATACACCGCCGCATGATGAAAGTTTTTCAGGGACTGACCCTGGCTGAACTATTTGCGGACATTGTTGATACAAATGTGAATTTTCCATCGCGATTGCAGTTACTTCCTGCAACGGCGACGATCTGA
- the ccsA gene encoding cytochrome c biogenesis protein CcsA encodes MAEIIFLMMPRRWLKVTSVLFGVAGLIAHTIYLIVYHPTAANAHGSLLLLGWVFGVFYLSAMVHSRTRVWAVFVLPLVIILVGLSYGFRADQSTTWFSGNHFWGTVHGLLLLLGYVGITMGFLASIMYLIQSRRLRQKKALLGGFKLLNLERLEDMNRRGIYLAMPFLTVGLLLGILRLPWTEFANQQWTTPKIVATAGLWLTMVLLIYLRYSTSVASRRLAWFTIACFVLMLCSLLASHPFAPGVKP; translated from the coding sequence TTGGCGGAGATCATCTTTTTGATGATGCCCCGTCGGTGGCTGAAAGTGACCAGCGTTCTGTTTGGCGTTGCAGGCCTGATTGCCCACACAATTTACCTGATTGTCTACCACCCCACTGCTGCCAATGCTCACGGTTCGTTATTGCTCTTAGGGTGGGTCTTTGGGGTGTTTTATCTGTCCGCAATGGTGCACAGTCGCACCCGCGTGTGGGCAGTGTTTGTTTTGCCTTTAGTCATTATCCTGGTGGGACTTTCGTACGGTTTCCGTGCCGATCAATCCACCACCTGGTTCAGCGGTAACCACTTCTGGGGCACCGTCCACGGCCTCCTGCTACTGCTGGGTTACGTGGGGATTACCATGGGGTTTCTCGCCAGCATCATGTACCTGATTCAGTCGCGAAGACTGCGGCAGAAAAAAGCACTACTTGGTGGCTTTAAGCTGCTTAATCTGGAACGACTGGAAGATATGAATCGCCGCGGGATCTATCTGGCGATGCCTTTCCTGACGGTTGGCCTGTTGTTGGGTATTCTTCGTTTACCCTGGACAGAATTTGCCAACCAGCAATGGACAACGCCAAAAATCGTCGCCACAGCGGGCTTATGGCTGACGATGGTCCTGCTGATTTATCTACGTTATTCCACATCAGTTGCTTCCAGAAGGCTTGCCTGGTTCACCATTGCTTGCTTCGTGCTGATGTTGTGCTCGCTGCTTGCCTCCCACCCCTTTGCACCGGGGGTGAAACCATGA
- the hemA gene encoding glutamyl-tRNA reductase, translating into MNVAGFGLSVHSASVELREKLAFNDALRDRCTNELSARFGAETVLLSTCNRVELYMARGDGEQLPEIGLIAEYFGEIHHIEPELISSHLVERQNQGLIAHLFRVAASLDSLIVGEGQIAGQVKDAFESAMRAGHTGPFLNALFQAAQRVAKRVRTETPIAEGHVSVSSVAVDFVCQVFDHFSDKNVLVIGAGKMGRLTLKHLQELAPKRILITNRSPEKAQLLADACNGTAVPWENLDEALTQADIILSTTGSPEVIVTKQRYAAVRAQRGRKTTVILDIAVPRDFDPAIHDAESTFLFNIDDLKAVREQAIARRRGYIDQAEAIVAQEVKQFEEDWSRRKSGPVIAELTKEFETKRQQILADLMPKLNGKLSDKERKDIEAAFRLFQNRLLHGPISVLSQSAREGNQNSLLDAIRKLFGLN; encoded by the coding sequence ATGAATGTGGCCGGATTTGGACTTTCGGTGCACTCTGCCAGCGTTGAACTTCGTGAAAAGCTTGCATTCAATGATGCATTGCGCGACCGTTGCACCAATGAACTCAGTGCCCGCTTTGGGGCAGAAACGGTGCTGCTGAGCACCTGCAACCGCGTGGAATTGTACATGGCACGTGGGGATGGGGAGCAATTACCGGAAATTGGCCTGATTGCTGAATATTTTGGGGAAATCCATCACATTGAACCGGAATTGATTTCCAGCCACCTGGTGGAACGACAGAACCAAGGCCTGATTGCCCACCTGTTTCGAGTGGCAGCAAGCCTGGACAGTCTGATTGTGGGTGAAGGCCAGATCGCAGGCCAGGTAAAAGATGCTTTTGAAAGTGCGATGCGTGCCGGCCACACAGGGCCGTTTCTGAATGCACTCTTTCAGGCGGCCCAGCGTGTTGCCAAGCGGGTACGCACCGAAACACCGATTGCGGAAGGCCATGTTTCCGTTTCCAGCGTGGCCGTGGATTTTGTCTGCCAGGTGTTTGACCATTTCAGCGACAAGAATGTGCTGGTGATTGGTGCGGGCAAAATGGGGCGATTGACCCTGAAACATTTGCAGGAACTGGCACCAAAACGCATTTTAATTACCAACCGCAGTCCAGAGAAAGCCCAGTTGCTGGCGGATGCGTGCAATGGGACCGCTGTTCCGTGGGAAAACCTCGATGAGGCACTGACGCAGGCGGATATTATACTCAGCACCACCGGTTCACCAGAAGTGATTGTCACGAAACAACGTTACGCTGCGGTGCGGGCACAACGAGGCAGAAAAACCACGGTAATTCTGGATATTGCTGTCCCACGCGACTTCGATCCCGCGATTCACGATGCGGAATCGACCTTTTTGTTCAATATCGACGACTTAAAGGCAGTGCGGGAACAGGCAATTGCCCGCCGACGAGGTTACATCGACCAGGCCGAGGCAATTGTTGCCCAGGAAGTGAAGCAGTTTGAAGAAGACTGGTCGCGACGGAAAAGTGGGCCAGTGATTGCGGAACTGACCAAAGAATTTGAAACAAAACGCCAGCAGATTCTGGCGGACCTGATGCCCAAATTGAACGGCAAATTATCAGATAAAGAGCGGAAAGATATTGAAGCAGCGTTTCGGCTTTTTCAGAACCGTCTGCTTCACGGACCGATCAGCGTGTTAAGCCAGTCTGCACGGGAAGGCAACCAGAATTCCCTTCTGGATGCGATCCGGAAACTCTTTGGGCTTAATTGA
- the grpE gene encoding nucleotide exchange factor GrpE — MSEQEIESALASFRTWLTEMPDAGAIDLPADLPPIDLLTIVEQFTALRQEVNLLTKATRSSNELSQQIQEQYQQACAWIGQRPERSYPPPAEVAKPLLKCLVDIYDYLELSLTQVVRQRHQFDEAFEQMQALLEIDIPEIPELPVGSSVGRRRTSTKAPWWAFWASKSPAPTADEETFTESGDPTAAIQEWREELASQFAQVREELLTQNQQTIGGLDGLITGYQMSLNRIDRILADVGMEILPTDGEIFDPQYMEVVETVSDPDEQPNTVCETVRRGYRWQGGLFRYAQVKVVRAVN; from the coding sequence TTGAGCGAGCAAGAAATTGAATCTGCACTGGCAAGTTTTCGCACCTGGCTAACGGAAATGCCAGATGCTGGTGCGATCGATCTGCCTGCGGACTTACCACCAATCGATCTTCTAACCATTGTCGAACAGTTCACTGCCTTACGGCAGGAAGTGAATCTGTTAACCAAGGCCACACGATCCAGCAACGAATTGAGCCAGCAGATCCAGGAGCAATATCAGCAGGCCTGTGCGTGGATTGGCCAGCGGCCGGAGCGGTCTTATCCCCCACCTGCGGAGGTGGCAAAACCGTTATTGAAGTGCCTGGTCGACATTTACGACTATCTGGAACTATCGCTCACTCAGGTGGTGCGGCAACGGCACCAGTTTGACGAGGCTTTTGAGCAGATGCAGGCACTTCTGGAGATCGACATTCCCGAAATTCCCGAACTACCCGTGGGATCCAGCGTGGGACGGCGTCGAACCTCCACAAAAGCCCCCTGGTGGGCTTTCTGGGCGTCAAAAAGCCCCGCACCAACAGCAGATGAGGAAACTTTCACGGAATCCGGAGACCCCACTGCCGCAATTCAGGAGTGGCGGGAAGAGCTTGCTTCCCAATTTGCCCAGGTGCGTGAAGAACTGTTGACCCAGAATCAGCAGACAATCGGTGGGCTGGATGGGTTGATTACCGGATATCAAATGAGTTTGAACCGGATTGATCGGATTCTGGCCGATGTGGGGATGGAAATCCTACCCACTGATGGGGAAATATTCGATCCCCAATACATGGAAGTGGTGGAAACGGTATCCGATCCCGATGAACAGCCCAATACGGTTTGCGAAACCGTGCGACGGGGTTATCGCTGGCAGGGGGGATTGTTTCGCTATGCTCAGGTCAAGGTGGTGCGTGCGGTCAATTAA
- a CDS encoding J domain-containing protein — protein MKNPFAVLGMEVTTDTALIRKRYLELVRAHSPERDPERFSEISEAYNRVRDLDQCLDWILFENDEKLTLEDFLETVSCPTIRNRLSINQIQSLMGRTES, from the coding sequence GTGAAAAACCCATTCGCGGTGCTTGGCATGGAAGTCACCACTGATACTGCGCTGATCCGTAAACGCTATCTGGAACTGGTGCGGGCACATTCACCAGAACGCGATCCTGAGCGTTTCTCTGAAATCAGCGAAGCATACAATCGTGTGCGTGACCTGGACCAGTGCCTTGATTGGATTTTGTTCGAAAACGACGAAAAATTGACCCTGGAAGACTTTTTGGAGACAGTATCTTGTCCGACGATCCGCAACCGGCTTTCAATCAATCAGATTCAGTCGCTCATGGGCAGAACCGAATCTTGA